In [Leptolyngbya] sp. PCC 7376, a genomic segment contains:
- a CDS encoding IucA/IucC family siderophore biosynthesis protein, which translates to MNSRQIAEAATIQSFLNCYLRETGNFKSLAADDPLTLQLKERTNAKSAIICPLAQQNIEILVGVKYWSLSDRHIFTFPLFYKCAARDQLLELDYLTLSTLLLKELSLSMGSTEPYDELIERVIQSCNNIQQFVEARQPKASELYEFKRNFGETEQSLVLGHHLHPTPKSRQGFLSQEMTDYSPETEGEFSLHYFRAHKSIIIEGSTLEESATELIKTELRNDDAVSEAFKATYCGNDDYALVPVHPWQGRWLLHSEKVQNLIGKELLEDLGQQGRKFKPTSSVRTVYNADARFMVKLSLNIKITNSVRANLFKELERGLEVNQIFSSTIGKDLRFHFPNFEVIRDPAYITIPLDGKESGFATILRANPFQTKAKQIDNLNTDSESDASCLIGLCQDALDGSGSRLANIIRTLATQENRSTEKVSIDWFKQYLSLSVKPMLWMYFTYGIALEAHQQNSVLELKDGYPKCFHYRDNQGYYYRESFSDKLNGILEGISQKSETFCPDEVIDECLVYYVFINNVFGIINALGVAELVDENLLLRELNILLAEFADFNLAGSKLLDNLQSETFRTKANLLTRFNNMDELVGSVATQSVYVNIQNPLHTVKTMAKEEAYA; encoded by the coding sequence ATGAATAGTAGACAAATTGCCGAAGCAGCAACGATTCAGAGCTTTTTGAATTGTTATTTACGTGAAACTGGAAATTTCAAATCCCTCGCAGCGGATGATCCCCTTACCCTCCAACTAAAAGAGCGTACCAACGCAAAGTCAGCGATTATTTGCCCTCTCGCTCAGCAAAATATCGAGATTCTTGTTGGTGTGAAGTACTGGTCTCTCAGTGATCGCCACATATTTACATTTCCGCTCTTCTATAAATGTGCAGCTCGCGACCAACTTCTCGAACTAGACTACTTAACCCTGAGTACCCTACTCCTCAAAGAATTGAGTCTCAGCATGGGATCAACAGAGCCCTACGATGAGTTAATCGAAAGAGTGATCCAAAGCTGCAACAACATTCAGCAATTTGTCGAAGCAAGACAACCCAAGGCGTCGGAACTATACGAATTTAAACGCAATTTTGGCGAGACAGAACAATCCCTCGTCCTCGGCCATCATTTGCATCCCACACCAAAAAGTAGACAAGGCTTTTTATCTCAGGAGATGACAGATTACTCTCCAGAAACAGAAGGAGAATTTTCACTCCATTATTTCCGCGCCCATAAATCAATCATCATCGAAGGTTCTACCCTCGAAGAAAGTGCCACTGAGCTTATCAAAACAGAATTGCGCAATGACGACGCTGTTTCAGAAGCCTTTAAAGCTACTTATTGCGGTAATGATGACTACGCATTAGTGCCAGTACATCCATGGCAAGGCCGTTGGTTACTACATTCCGAAAAAGTTCAAAACCTAATTGGCAAAGAACTCCTCGAAGATTTAGGCCAACAAGGACGCAAATTTAAACCGACTTCCTCTGTACGAACGGTATATAACGCAGATGCTCGGTTTATGGTGAAGCTTTCACTAAATATTAAAATCACTAATTCAGTTCGAGCCAATCTCTTTAAAGAATTAGAACGGGGTTTGGAGGTGAATCAAATCTTTTCCAGTACTATCGGCAAGGATTTACGTTTCCATTTCCCAAACTTTGAAGTAATTCGTGATCCGGCATATATCACCATTCCTCTTGATGGCAAAGAGTCAGGTTTCGCCACAATTTTGCGAGCTAATCCTTTCCAAACTAAAGCTAAGCAAATTGACAACCTAAATACCGATTCAGAAAGTGATGCCAGTTGTTTAATCGGCCTTTGCCAAGATGCTCTGGATGGCAGTGGTTCTCGTCTGGCTAATATTATTCGTACCCTAGCTACACAAGAAAACCGTTCTACAGAAAAGGTCAGTATTGATTGGTTTAAACAGTATTTATCTCTATCAGTTAAACCAATGTTATGGATGTACTTCACTTACGGTATTGCCCTAGAAGCGCACCAACAAAATAGTGTTCTTGAACTCAAAGATGGATATCCGAAATGTTTTCATTATCGCGATAATCAAGGCTATTACTACAGAGAGTCTTTTTCTGACAAGTTAAACGGTATTCTCGAAGGAATTAGCCAGAAGAGTGAAACATTTTGTCCTGATGAAGTCATTGATGAATGCCTTGTTTACTACGTCTTTATCAATAATGTCTTTGGGATTATTAATGCCCTTGGCGTAGCTGAGCTAGTTGATGAAAATCTCCTATTAAGAGAACTAAATATATTACTTGCTGAATTTGCCGATTTTAATTTGGCAGGCTCCAAACTCCTTGATAATTTACAGAGTGAAACCTTCCGTACTAAAGCTAATCTTTTAACTCGCTTTAACAATATGGATGAGTTGGTCGGATCTGTTGCAACGCAATCAGTTTACGTCAATATTCAAAATCCTTTGCATACAGTCAAAACAATGGCTAAGGAGGAAGCTTATGCCTGA
- a CDS encoding aspartate aminotransferase family protein, which produces MSLLQVAHRFERYFLSAHPVSLEHYRDAIAISQETLIRNLLQKDKSYSGATPNELIEELASPYYFNFEAQEWSQIQGQLAHIVSNSVVVHDPTCIAHLHCPPLIPAIAAELIIGATNQSMDSWDQSPCATVLEQKLTDWLCSTFGYGCNADGTFTSGGTQSNLMGLLLARDNYAKVHLNWQVQKEGLPPEATRFRILCSEVAHFTVRQGAALLGLGENAVVTVPADDNFCMRAADLEARLIELQNQNLLPIAIVGTAGTTDFGSIDPLTEIAQIAQKHDIWFHVDAAYGGALQLSNKHSTKLSGIEQADSITVDFHKLFYQPISCGAFLLKNRANFGLIRLNADYLNPEINEEQGIPDLVTKSIQTTRRFDALKLWLSLQVLGVEAFDEMVNTTIDLAQSAAQLIDGDRHFELANKNPAINAVVFRYFGDRPEAVDLEQINQQIPKQLMLMKKAVIAQTQVNKKTHLKFTLLNPLTQLEHLQSLLAEIKVLGQKLERDYPKQ; this is translated from the coding sequence ATGTCACTTCTCCAAGTGGCGCATCGCTTTGAACGGTATTTTTTGTCGGCTCATCCTGTGAGTCTTGAGCATTATCGTGACGCGATCGCCATCTCCCAAGAAACCCTTATTAGAAATTTATTGCAAAAAGATAAATCTTATTCAGGAGCTACTCCTAATGAATTAATTGAAGAATTGGCGAGTCCGTACTACTTCAATTTCGAGGCGCAGGAATGGTCTCAGATACAAGGGCAATTGGCACATATCGTGTCTAATTCTGTTGTTGTTCACGATCCCACTTGTATCGCTCATTTACATTGCCCACCATTGATCCCGGCGATCGCCGCCGAACTTATCATTGGTGCAACCAATCAATCTATGGACTCCTGGGATCAAAGTCCCTGTGCCACAGTCCTTGAGCAAAAGTTAACGGACTGGCTCTGTTCTACTTTTGGGTATGGCTGTAATGCTGATGGCACATTTACAAGTGGTGGAACCCAATCAAATTTGATGGGTTTGCTCTTGGCAAGAGATAACTATGCAAAGGTTCACCTGAATTGGCAGGTTCAGAAAGAAGGGTTGCCCCCAGAAGCGACTCGGTTCCGGATTTTATGTTCAGAAGTGGCGCATTTTACGGTGCGTCAAGGAGCTGCTCTCTTGGGTTTGGGTGAAAACGCCGTTGTCACAGTGCCTGCCGATGACAACTTTTGTATGAGGGCTGCTGATCTAGAGGCTCGATTAATAGAGCTTCAGAATCAAAATCTGTTGCCGATTGCTATTGTCGGGACAGCTGGAACCACGGATTTTGGCAGTATCGATCCTCTTACAGAGATCGCTCAAATTGCTCAGAAACATGACATTTGGTTTCATGTTGACGCGGCATACGGCGGTGCTTTGCAACTCAGTAATAAGCACTCCACTAAGTTGTCTGGGATTGAGCAGGCGGATTCAATCACTGTTGATTTCCATAAGCTCTTTTACCAACCTATTAGCTGTGGTGCTTTTTTGCTGAAGAATCGGGCAAATTTCGGCTTGATTCGTCTTAATGCTGATTACCTCAACCCTGAAATTAATGAAGAGCAAGGTATTCCAGACCTTGTTACGAAGTCGATTCAAACGACTAGACGGTTTGATGCGTTGAAATTATGGCTATCTCTGCAAGTTCTTGGTGTAGAGGCTTTTGATGAGATGGTCAATACCACCATCGATCTCGCCCAGTCTGCCGCACAACTGATTGATGGCGATCGCCACTTCGAGCTAGCCAATAAAAATCCAGCCATTAATGCAGTGGTGTTTCGTTATTTCGGCGATCGCCCAGAGGCAGTGGACTTAGAACAAATTAATCAGCAAATTCCGAAGCAACTGATGCTGATGAAAAAAGCTGTGATTGCCCAAACCCAAGTCAATAAAAAAACCCATTTAAAATTTACCCTCCTCAATCCCCTCACTCAGCTTGAGCATCTCCAGTCCCTACTGGCAGAAATAAAAGTACTAGGCCAAAAACTAGAGCGAGATTACCCAAAACAATGA
- a CDS encoding MFS transporter, with amino-acid sequence MNNSLNRSISVLFVCTFTYIFSEVLLAPFYPVFFEKVFGVEDLTYTGFYIFICRMTVVVTAPFWGFFSNKLNIKTLLYCGQICSALVCVFMTFTQNVTQFTIATVILLLFRSSFVILYPLIIQLGGEQRRETIAGTYQAVFHSGIVISSIAGIWIIQLENPLNAFFVVALLDILQFALCWFFLEDLPKKEVIANDSKSETKTTDILQSNWALIPAIGVIGLLFQFIHNLVRPYFVSYVTEADYFGTTLTTGGILFAIPSVMAIAALPFIRSYAKPHRIPMLYTIGSLLLAVTLLVQGSTNSLSLFVFSRVIYGFFLAVTQAALELYLFNNSDPEKIPLNYTLMFAFANVGLVLSPLTASHLVEEYSFASPLIVAAVLSVFTLAYTWSLALNPVLAKTVTRYQRSA; translated from the coding sequence ATGAATAATTCTTTGAATCGTTCTATTTCAGTCTTGTTCGTCTGTACCTTTACTTACATTTTTTCAGAGGTATTACTTGCTCCTTTTTATCCAGTTTTCTTTGAGAAAGTATTTGGTGTAGAGGATTTAACCTACACAGGATTTTATATTTTTATCTGCCGCATGACTGTGGTGGTGACGGCACCATTTTGGGGTTTTTTCTCCAACAAATTAAATATCAAAACTCTACTCTACTGTGGTCAAATCTGTTCTGCCCTAGTCTGCGTTTTTATGACTTTCACTCAGAACGTAACGCAATTTACAATTGCCACTGTTATTTTGTTGCTATTTCGGAGTAGTTTTGTGATTCTTTATCCCCTGATTATTCAATTGGGTGGTGAGCAAAGACGGGAGACTATTGCCGGAACCTACCAAGCTGTTTTCCATAGTGGCATTGTTATTTCTAGTATTGCTGGCATCTGGATTATTCAGCTCGAAAATCCTCTCAATGCCTTTTTTGTTGTTGCTTTACTAGATATATTACAGTTTGCTTTATGTTGGTTCTTTTTAGAGGATCTACCCAAGAAAGAAGTCATAGCGAATGATAGTAAATCTGAGACAAAAACGACAGATATTCTCCAGAGTAACTGGGCATTAATTCCAGCAATTGGAGTTATTGGTTTACTGTTTCAGTTCATTCATAATCTTGTGCGTCCCTACTTTGTTAGCTATGTAACTGAAGCAGATTATTTTGGGACAACTTTAACAACAGGAGGTATTCTTTTTGCAATTCCCAGCGTAATGGCGATCGCCGCATTACCTTTCATACGTAGTTACGCGAAACCTCACCGTATCCCTATGTTGTACACCATCGGGTCATTACTACTAGCGGTGACCTTACTTGTTCAAGGCTCAACGAATTCTTTATCACTTTTTGTTTTTTCGAGAGTGATTTATGGCTTCTTCCTTGCTGTGACTCAGGCAGCTTTAGAACTCTATTTATTCAACAATAGCGATCCAGAAAAAATCCCTCTTAATTACACTTTAATGTTCGCCTTTGCCAATGTGGGATTAGTTCTATCACCTTTAACAGCTTCTCATCTTGTCGAGGAATACAGTTTTGCATCTCCTCTAATAGTGGCAGCTGTTTTGTCGGTCTTCACATTAGCATATACCTGGTCGCTAGCATTAAACCCAGTGCTTGCAAAAACTGTGACTCGATATCAACGTAGCGCTTAA
- a CDS encoding GNAT family N-acetyltransferase produces MSNIQALNAALNPEIWEAVSLKLLTKMLSEFMYEEIIQPDVIDDKEDIVTYQLNLPDGLGYRFTAKLRIFDSYRVDPKSIYRGENDEWTPATNPFQFALDIHETVGMTGETTAHLLKELTNTLIADAHIHQRKHSKEVDLLNLSYAELEGEMEGHPWITFNKGRIGFGYDDYLQHAPESKQPIQMTWLAIAREQSSYNGITDLDYERLIGEELSAETIARFNVLLQERGLEQEKYYFMPVHDWQWKNIVVPIFGEAVALQSIVYLGKSEDLYLPQQSIRTFVNTTHSKKRHVKLPLSILNTLVYRGLPNERTQIAPKVTEYIKAIHANDSFLSKECRMILPGEVASLNYNHDYYKQLSSAPYQYKEMLGCLWRESVLSYTDPDEKPITLASLVHLDADGYPFILKLVDASGLSLEAWLDSLFNTVLPPLLHYLYQYGTVFSPHGENTILVLKENIPHRLAMKDFVDDVNISNQPLPELLNLSEDLKKVLLTEPPEGLCQFIFAGLFVCHHRYLSDLLDQHICYPEVKFWRQVRQAILNYQAKFPQLQDRFELFNLLAPKFTKLCLNRNRLITYGYNDDSDRPHAVAYGKVRNALYTTLKDEAYELWQTRKAQFSKATEQPFTVTDKQYNREISFRRLTYEDLGIMHQWMQEKHLSLFWKLNVSLAEFKWYLKKCLTNESRDMVMAYSGDEPMGFGIIYQMASDPLRHYYDYDKSDLGAHIAVGRREFLEPEFLIPGLRACAQFVFETYETKRLVGESDIKNAILIPALESIGYENRGMIRLHHKRASLTTLDRDRFYKYLEKSQKK; encoded by the coding sequence ATGAGTAATATTCAAGCCTTAAATGCCGCTTTAAACCCTGAAATTTGGGAAGCTGTTAGTCTCAAACTTCTGACAAAGATGCTTTCCGAATTTATGTATGAGGAGATTATCCAACCAGATGTTATTGATGACAAAGAAGATATTGTCACTTATCAGCTGAATCTGCCTGATGGGCTGGGATATCGCTTTACAGCCAAGCTACGTATATTTGATAGCTATCGTGTTGACCCAAAGTCGATTTATCGTGGAGAAAATGATGAATGGACACCAGCAACAAATCCTTTTCAGTTTGCACTGGATATTCATGAAACTGTTGGGATGACAGGTGAAACAACAGCTCATTTGTTGAAGGAACTCACAAATACCTTGATTGCTGATGCTCACATTCATCAACGCAAACATAGTAAAGAGGTTGATCTCCTCAATCTGAGTTATGCCGAGCTAGAAGGCGAAATGGAAGGTCACCCTTGGATTACTTTCAACAAAGGTCGCATTGGGTTTGGTTATGATGATTATCTTCAGCATGCACCCGAAAGTAAGCAGCCTATCCAAATGACTTGGTTGGCGATCGCCCGTGAACAGTCTAGTTATAACGGCATCACAGATCTCGATTATGAGCGTTTAATCGGAGAAGAATTATCCGCTGAAACTATCGCAAGATTTAATGTCCTTTTGCAAGAGCGCGGCCTAGAACAAGAAAAGTATTACTTCATGCCTGTGCATGATTGGCAGTGGAAGAATATCGTTGTGCCGATTTTCGGCGAAGCCGTTGCATTACAGTCGATTGTGTACCTTGGCAAGAGCGAAGATTTATACCTGCCACAACAGTCCATCCGCACATTCGTAAACACCACCCATAGCAAAAAACGTCACGTAAAATTGCCCCTCAGTATTCTTAATACTTTGGTTTATCGTGGCTTACCAAACGAGCGTACTCAAATCGCACCAAAGGTCACCGAGTACATCAAAGCCATTCATGCCAATGATTCATTCCTCAGCAAAGAATGTCGGATGATTCTTCCTGGTGAAGTAGCTAGTCTCAACTACAATCACGATTACTACAAGCAGCTCTCCAGCGCGCCTTATCAGTACAAAGAAATGCTGGGTTGTCTCTGGCGGGAAAGCGTTCTCAGTTACACAGATCCAGACGAAAAACCCATTACTTTAGCTTCCCTAGTTCATTTGGATGCCGATGGTTATCCCTTCATTCTCAAACTGGTAGATGCCTCTGGTCTCTCCTTGGAAGCTTGGTTAGATAGCCTTTTCAACACGGTTTTACCGCCACTATTGCACTACCTCTACCAGTACGGTACTGTCTTCTCTCCTCACGGTGAAAATACAATTCTCGTTCTCAAAGAGAATATCCCTCATCGCCTCGCCATGAAGGATTTTGTTGACGATGTAAATATTAGTAACCAGCCGTTACCAGAACTACTTAACCTCTCTGAAGATCTCAAAAAAGTGTTACTGACAGAACCGCCAGAAGGTCTATGTCAATTCATTTTTGCAGGTTTATTTGTTTGTCATCATCGCTATCTCTCAGATTTGCTTGATCAACATATTTGCTATCCCGAGGTAAAGTTCTGGCGGCAGGTACGACAAGCCATCCTCAACTATCAGGCGAAATTCCCACAACTCCAAGACCGCTTTGAGTTGTTTAATCTGCTTGCTCCGAAATTCACTAAGCTCTGCTTAAATCGAAATCGCTTGATCACCTATGGCTACAACGATGACAGCGATCGCCCTCATGCGGTAGCTTATGGAAAAGTTAGAAATGCTTTGTATACCACTTTAAAAGACGAAGCATATGAACTTTGGCAAACTAGAAAAGCTCAGTTTTCAAAAGCAACAGAACAGCCATTTACTGTCACTGACAAACAATATAATCGTGAGATCTCTTTTCGTCGACTGACCTATGAAGACTTAGGCATTATGCATCAATGGATGCAAGAAAAACATCTCAGTTTATTTTGGAAACTCAATGTTTCTTTAGCTGAATTTAAATGGTATCTCAAGAAATGCCTTACTAATGAATCCAGAGATATGGTGATGGCTTATTCTGGCGATGAACCGATGGGCTTTGGCATTATTTACCAGATGGCAAGCGACCCATTACGTCATTACTATGACTACGATAAATCTGACCTTGGTGCACATATTGCCGTTGGTCGTAGAGAATTTCTTGAACCAGAGTTTTTGATTCCTGGCTTGCGAGCCTGTGCCCAGTTTGTTTTCGAGACCTATGAGACGAAGAGACTTGTTGGTGAATCAGATATTAAAAATGCGATTTTAATTCCTGCTCTAGAATCCATTGGGTATGAAAATCGTGGCATGATTCGACTTCATCACAAACGTGCCTCTCTCACAACTTTAGATCGAGATCGCTTCTATAAGTACTTAGAAAAATCTCAAAAAAAGTAA
- a CDS encoding lysine N(6)-hydroxylase/L-ornithine N(5)-oxygenase family protein: MNNQVYDLLGVGIGPFNLSLAALLEPIADVNAVFLEQKSQFNWHSGLLLEAATIQVPFLADLVTMADPRSRFTFLNYLREHSRLYHFYFLEEFKIYRREYNHYCQWVSEQLGETCQFGQNVEAIAWNDSGYFTVMARDHGTGETVTYNAKHLALGVGSKAGIPECLRKLGKQDNIFHSGQFLHHKEQWQNAKSVTVIGSGQSAGETFYELLNAQADCGYHLEWHTRSAGFFPMEYSKLGLEYFSPDYIEYFYDLSIEKRDEIRSNQNLLYKGMDEGLIAEIYNRFYELTIGGTELDVKLCSSLEVKEAEITESGYRLSYRQVQQDHYFEHDTDCVVLATGYDHVVPEFIEPIRDLIKWDYKDRYCVNLDYRVTLTKSIPNSIFVQNGELHTHGIGAPDLGLGAHRSSVIINTFLEREVYPTAKKNVFQEFGVKSI; encoded by the coding sequence ATGAATAACCAAGTTTACGATCTACTCGGGGTTGGTATCGGCCCATTTAATTTAAGCTTAGCGGCTTTGCTGGAGCCAATTGCTGACGTTAATGCGGTGTTTCTCGAGCAGAAGTCCCAATTTAATTGGCATTCTGGCTTACTTCTAGAAGCTGCAACTATTCAAGTACCATTTTTGGCGGATCTAGTCACCATGGCAGATCCTCGGAGTCGCTTCACTTTTCTGAATTATCTCCGTGAACATTCTCGTCTTTATCATTTTTATTTTCTAGAGGAATTTAAGATTTATCGCCGGGAATATAACCACTACTGTCAGTGGGTTTCTGAGCAATTAGGCGAGACCTGTCAGTTCGGTCAAAATGTTGAGGCGATCGCCTGGAATGATTCTGGTTACTTCACTGTTATGGCTCGCGACCATGGCACTGGTGAAACAGTTACCTACAACGCGAAACATTTAGCCTTGGGGGTCGGTAGTAAAGCTGGTATCCCCGAATGTCTGCGGAAACTGGGCAAACAGGACAATATTTTCCATTCAGGACAATTTCTCCACCACAAAGAGCAATGGCAAAACGCTAAATCTGTGACGGTGATTGGTTCTGGTCAGAGCGCAGGGGAAACATTCTACGAACTCCTCAATGCCCAAGCAGACTGTGGCTACCATCTCGAATGGCATACTCGCTCCGCTGGTTTCTTCCCGATGGAATATTCAAAATTGGGTCTGGAATATTTTTCCCCCGATTACATCGAATATTTCTATGATTTGTCCATTGAAAAGCGTGATGAAATTCGCTCCAACCAAAACCTTTTGTATAAAGGCATGGACGAAGGATTAATCGCTGAAATTTACAATCGGTTCTACGAATTAACCATCGGCGGTACTGAATTAGACGTGAAGTTATGCTCCTCTCTAGAAGTAAAAGAAGCCGAAATCACGGAGAGTGGCTATCGTCTCAGTTACCGTCAAGTACAGCAGGATCACTACTTTGAACACGACACAGATTGCGTTGTTCTAGCCACTGGTTATGACCATGTGGTTCCAGAATTTATTGAACCGATTCGCGATTTGATTAAGTGGGATTACAAAGATCGTTATTGCGTTAACTTGGACTATCGTGTCACCCTCACAAAATCTATTCCCAACTCAATTTTTGTACAGAATGGAGAGCTTCATACCCATGGTATCGGTGCACCAGATTTAGGATTGGGAGCACATCGCAGCTCAGTCATTATTAATACGTTCCTTGAACGTGAGGTCTATCCAACAGCAAAGAAAAACGTATTCCAAGAATTTGGTGTTAAATCCATATGA
- a CDS encoding aspartate aminotransferase family protein translates to MQQLYQNNREIRAAKPADSGQWRSLPGPRSQEYLKRQEARESNARSYPRRITLAIKEAKGIFIKDVDGHTYFDCLSGAGTLALGHNHPVVLEAMQQTLDGSYPLHTLDLTTPIKDQFVEQLFASLPPKFAKVAKIQFCGPTGADAVEAALKLVKTATGRRSILSFSGGYHGMTNGSLSLTGSLAPKQEISGLMPDVHFLPYPYNYRCPFGLGGDDSQKVSAKYIEHLLDDPESGIVKPAGMILEAVQGEGGVIPAPDHWLREMARITSERGIPLILDEIQAGIGRTGKLYAFEHAGITPDVVLLSKAIGGSLPLSVVLYNKNLDLWKPGAHAGTFRGNQLAMAAGAATLKFIIENNLAHQAQVLGDRLLSHLREIQKDHPCLGDVRGRGLMLGAEIINPRMGITAHPELAKQIQAECLQRGLILELGGRFGTVVRFLPPLIITAEQIDAVSEIFAESVAAAEQKLA, encoded by the coding sequence ATGCAACAGCTTTATCAAAATAATCGAGAGATTAGAGCAGCAAAGCCTGCTGACTCTGGTCAATGGCGATCGCTACCTGGACCGAGATCTCAAGAGTATTTAAAGCGTCAAGAAGCTAGAGAGTCTAATGCTCGTAGCTATCCTCGCCGAATCACGTTAGCAATCAAAGAAGCGAAAGGGATTTTTATCAAAGATGTTGATGGCCACACCTATTTTGACTGTTTGTCTGGTGCTGGAACCCTTGCCCTAGGACACAATCATCCGGTTGTACTCGAAGCGATGCAACAGACTTTGGATGGTAGTTATCCACTCCATACTCTGGATTTGACGACACCCATCAAAGATCAATTTGTTGAGCAACTGTTTGCAAGTTTGCCGCCGAAATTTGCCAAGGTTGCAAAAATTCAGTTCTGTGGCCCCACTGGGGCAGATGCAGTAGAAGCAGCACTCAAATTGGTCAAAACAGCAACCGGACGTCGGAGCATCCTCTCTTTTTCTGGCGGTTACCATGGTATGACCAATGGGTCTTTGAGTTTGACTGGAAGTTTAGCGCCGAAGCAAGAAATATCAGGATTAATGCCGGATGTACATTTTTTGCCTTATCCCTACAATTACCGTTGTCCATTCGGACTTGGTGGTGATGATAGCCAAAAAGTTAGTGCAAAGTACATTGAGCATCTTCTGGATGATCCTGAAAGTGGCATTGTCAAACCAGCGGGGATGATTCTTGAGGCGGTTCAGGGAGAAGGTGGGGTTATTCCTGCTCCTGATCACTGGTTGAGAGAAATGGCTCGAATTACCAGTGAGCGAGGTATTCCATTAATTCTGGATGAGATTCAAGCTGGTATAGGACGGACTGGAAAACTCTATGCATTTGAACATGCGGGAATTACCCCGGATGTCGTGCTACTGTCAAAGGCCATTGGTGGTTCTCTGCCTTTGTCAGTGGTGTTATACAACAAGAATCTCGATTTATGGAAACCGGGAGCTCATGCTGGCACGTTCCGGGGTAATCAGTTAGCAATGGCCGCTGGCGCCGCCACGCTGAAATTCATTATAGAGAATAACTTGGCTCATCAAGCTCAAGTTCTAGGCGATCGCCTATTGAGCCATTTGCGGGAAATTCAGAAGGATCATCCTTGTCTGGGCGATGTCCGTGGTCGTGGTTTGATGCTTGGCGCAGAAATTATTAATCCCAGAATGGGCATCACTGCTCATCCCGAACTCGCCAAACAGATTCAGGCAGAATGTCTACAACGCGGTCTGATTCTTGAGTTGGGCGGCAGATTTGGCACTGTGGTTCGCTTCTTGCCACCACTCATTATCACAGCAGAACAGATTGATGCTGTTAGTGAGATTTTTGCGGAATCAGTTGCGGCGGCAGAGCAGAAGCTTGCTTAA
- a CDS encoding GNAT family N-acetyltransferase, whose protein sequence is MPDLETQIQPVYEVYDRTIPGKISFRPISLELDLERIHSWMNKPHVIPFWQMNFPIEKIKSYLIKVLADQHQTAYIGLLDDEPMSYWESYWVVDDILGKFYTAESADQGIHLLIGEPYFLGKGLALPFLRAITMFQFQHTSTTKTVTEPDARNAKMIHIFKKCGFEFQKNIDLPDKTGSLMFCDRQRFESLWSPAELYQ, encoded by the coding sequence ATGCCTGATTTAGAGACTCAAATTCAGCCAGTTTATGAGGTCTATGATCGAACAATTCCGGGAAAAATATCTTTTCGACCAATATCTCTAGAATTAGATTTAGAGCGCATTCATAGCTGGATGAATAAACCTCATGTCATTCCATTTTGGCAGATGAATTTTCCAATTGAAAAGATAAAATCTTATCTCATTAAAGTATTAGCCGACCAACATCAAACTGCTTATATTGGCTTATTAGATGATGAACCAATGAGCTATTGGGAATCATACTGGGTAGTTGATGATATTCTTGGGAAATTCTATACAGCAGAAAGTGCTGACCAAGGCATTCATTTATTAATCGGAGAGCCTTATTTTCTTGGAAAAGGTTTGGCTTTACCTTTCTTACGAGCAATCACAATGTTTCAGTTTCAGCATACTTCGACCACGAAAACAGTAACGGAACCTGATGCTCGTAATGCCAAGATGATTCACATTTTTAAAAAGTGTGGTTTTGAGTTTCAAAAGAATATTGATCTTCCAGATAAAACAGGATCTCTAATGTTCTGTGATCGCCAGAGATTTGAAAGCTTATGGTCTCCGGCTGAACTCTATCAATAA